One region of Wyeomyia smithii strain HCP4-BCI-WySm-NY-G18 chromosome 3, ASM2978416v1, whole genome shotgun sequence genomic DNA includes:
- the LOC129728353 gene encoding uncharacterized protein LOC129728353 codes for MNILVVLVGLVLVLCEGRIVAYRRPIHDSEEKESLEDFNDDSTEEIFEDPVRERQSKSRNLESSYGSSGNFNKRFESENEYKAKKPQYSSGRSRGKYSSYGKPPHKSYVKESPSKQNAYNAIVGDRKKDPRSIPRYEPSYQPYSAPIYKPVIHHRPLPPPPPPPPSYKPAAPKHSCQQNLLIGCTPTVTRVPCSGHANGYHSPQPFFGPAGTSYPEPAQHASYQSHAAASYNPPAPPAAAPAYQPYYKPPVYRATNNQPSKPIVPSFAHPVKEDTQDTGKQPFVSAFPKTTTAEPQLPTVPADRDQNFQLAESTAKPPAAGSTAAAEETHSHKEASGDEPEHTSPAPAPESDEEQ; via the coding sequence ATGAATATCCTAGTAGTGTTGGTCGGATTAGTTCTGGTCCTTTGCGAAGGACGAATCGTGGCATATCGAAGACCCATCCATGATAGTGAAGAAAAAGAATCTTTGGAAGACTTCAACGATGACAGCACTGAGGAAATCTTCGAGGATCCGGTACGGGAAAGACAATCGAAATCTAGGAATTTGGAATCTTCGTACGGTTCCAGTGGCAATTTCAATAAAAGGTTTGAAAGTGAAaatgaatacaaagcaaaaaaGCCACAGTATAGCAGCGGTCGCAGTCGCGGAAAATATTCAAGCTATGGAAAACCTCCACACAAAAGTTACGTGAAAGAATCACCTAGTAAACAAAATGCTTACAATGCTATTGTTGGAGATCGCAAAAAAGATCCAAGATCAATTCCACGTTACGAACCCTCATACCAACCGTACAGCGCTCCCATTTACAAGCCAGTGATTCATCATCGTCCACttccaccaccaccaccgccgcCACCAAGCTATAAGCCAGCGGCCCCAAAACATTCCTGTCAGCAAAACCTTTTGATTGGATGTACACCAACAGTCACCAGAGTTCCGTGCAGTGGACACGCAAACGGCTATCACTCACCGCAACCGTTTTTTGGACCCGCAGGAACCTCATATCCGGAGCCAGCCCAGCATGCATCATACCAATCACACGCAGCTGCATCATACAACCCACCCGCACCACCTGCAGCGGCGCCTGCATATCAACCATACTACAAACCCCCCGTCTACCGGGCTACCAATAATCAGCCGTCCAAGCCAATCGTTCCGTCTTTCGCACATCCGGTGAAAGAGGACACGCAAGACACCGGCAAGCAACCATTCGTATCAGCCTTTCCCAAGACGACAACAGCCGAGCCGCAGCTCCCTACTGTTCCGGCCGATCGCGACCAGAACTTCCAGTTGGCAGAAAGCACCGCCAAGCCGCCTGCTGCTGGAAGCACAGCAGCTGCCGAAGAAACTCACAGTCACAAAGAAGCTTCCGGAGACGAACCCGAGCATACGTCACCAGCGCCAGCGCCGGAATCCGACGAGGAACAGTAG